In Candidatus Nitrosarchaeum limnium SFB1, the following proteins share a genomic window:
- a CDS encoding hypothetical protein (hypothetical protein Nmar_1337), producing MQNSKNYLIVVLTLSLFVISFNSAFAQESFAEDIYVPTSEALKEFAVSVADSAPKIIASVILLIIGLIAGKVVGKVTTKAFTSLLQKTSQKNQELHLAEEVYGKFNSVKLISATIRWFVYLFFIVAAVNALQFEQLSTALTSLWLWVPNLLAFVLIVVIGSIVVNFVSKWIEHQLLDHHIASPKIIISVIKAVIYGIVFAIAFTQLGVGESIIPILVSAFSWSIAVAIGASIAIGLGFALKDLIPASIMGASNQRSILKVGQKVKIGDITGTVTASHLLHVIVTNDRNESIVIPTKLMMNQTITIFN from the coding sequence ATGCAAAATTCAAAAAACTATTTGATCGTAGTTTTAACTTTATCCTTATTTGTAATTAGTTTCAACTCTGCATTTGCTCAAGAGTCATTCGCTGAGGATATCTACGTCCCAACAAGTGAGGCCTTGAAGGAATTTGCAGTAAGTGTGGCAGATAGTGCTCCAAAGATAATCGCATCTGTGATTTTATTGATTATTGGTCTGATAGCCGGAAAAGTAGTTGGAAAAGTTACCACCAAGGCTTTTACTAGTTTGTTACAAAAAACCAGTCAAAAAAATCAAGAATTACATCTAGCAGAAGAAGTTTATGGTAAATTCAACTCTGTAAAACTTATTTCCGCCACAATTCGTTGGTTTGTATATCTATTTTTCATCGTTGCAGCCGTTAATGCATTACAATTTGAACAGCTTTCTACTGCACTTACAAGTTTGTGGCTTTGGGTTCCTAATCTACTTGCATTTGTGTTAATTGTTGTAATCGGTTCTATAGTTGTTAACTTTGTTAGTAAATGGATTGAGCATCAATTATTGGATCATCATATTGCTAGTCCAAAAATCATCATCTCTGTAATCAAGGCGGTAATTTACGGTATTGTTTTTGCAATTGCATTTACGCAATTAGGTGTTGGAGAAAGTATTATTCCAATACTAGTATCTGCATTTTCATGGAGTATTGCAGTAGCAATTGGTGCATCAATTGCAATCGGATTGGGATTTGCATTAAAAGACTTGATTCCAGCATCTATAATGGGTGCATCAAATCAACGTTCTATTCTTAAAGTTGGACAAAAAGTCAAAATTGGTGATATCACTGGAACAGTTACTGCATCTCATCTATTACATGTAATTGTAACAAACGATAGAAACGAAAGTATTGTTATTCCAACAAAATTAATGATGAATCAAACAATAACTATTTTTAATTAG
- a CDS encoding tubulin/FtsZ GTPase, which produces MSKLAPLPPAPVLMICFGHCGIGLGAESYRRLLLDVGADPLKPTLNAKDESRVLKRYGSTILRFAPSYGGNDIPLIPRALLVDLDPRAANLILQSYPDLFALRDQHVIHGAGGAARNWAEGKTRFLEEMKTKVDIKKQLSAISPEPVRGYVVPFAMGGGTGSSFSSAFIEYIKNDTKEHATIATFGLLPEFGWDPVIFEAAAINIVMNLEYQIKYSDCSILISNKALRQLAHQHEKKLQKIPSIIDDLPKEHEVGWKDYKGMNLIAANTISMFISSFARETEWDMSNYRTWIATKKPKFAIPWIMPVSPSENQWGKDMLTSTKNNTMEDVLNKIGKKEDALLFDIDESDIRNNGSSRDSCCVLVKVKGEFDIKEREAIKRIIKDKFNIEESRMIFVKIPIMEGEQASIAALINTKAIGPKILEIAKEAEESWDGYKDEYGRWGLSTEEFKQGLMDVVHQFS; this is translated from the coding sequence ATGTCAAAATTAGCTCCACTCCCCCCAGCACCTGTTTTGATGATCTGTTTTGGTCATTGTGGTATTGGTCTTGGAGCTGAATCTTATAGACGTCTTTTACTTGATGTTGGGGCTGACCCTCTAAAACCAACATTAAATGCAAAAGATGAATCACGAGTTCTAAAGAGATATGGCAGCACAATTTTGAGATTTGCTCCTTCTTATGGCGGTAATGACATCCCACTAATCCCTCGAGCATTACTTGTTGATTTGGACCCTCGAGCTGCTAATCTTATCTTACAATCATACCCTGATCTTTTTGCATTACGTGATCAACATGTAATTCATGGTGCCGGAGGGGCTGCAAGAAACTGGGCAGAAGGGAAGACGCGATTTTTAGAAGAAATGAAGACTAAAGTTGATATTAAAAAACAATTATCTGCAATTTCTCCAGAACCTGTAAGGGGATATGTTGTTCCATTTGCTATGGGTGGTGGAACTGGAAGTTCTTTTTCAAGTGCATTCATAGAATATATCAAAAATGATACTAAGGAACATGCTACTATTGCAACATTTGGATTACTTCCAGAATTTGGATGGGATCCAGTAATTTTTGAAGCAGCGGCAATTAACATTGTGATGAATTTAGAGTATCAGATAAAATACAGTGATTGTTCTATCTTAATTTCAAATAAAGCACTAAGACAACTTGCACATCAACACGAAAAGAAATTACAAAAGATTCCTTCCATCATTGATGATCTTCCAAAAGAACATGAAGTTGGTTGGAAGGATTACAAAGGAATGAATCTCATTGCCGCAAATACTATTTCCATGTTTATCTCATCCTTTGCGAGGGAAACTGAATGGGATATGTCTAATTATCGTACATGGATTGCAACAAAAAAACCAAAATTTGCAATTCCATGGATTATGCCTGTAAGTCCATCTGAAAATCAATGGGGTAAAGACATGCTTACATCGACAAAAAATAACACTATGGAAGATGTTCTAAACAAGATCGGTAAAAAAGAAGATGCGTTACTATTTGACATTGATGAAAGTGATATTAGAAACAATGGTAGTTCTCGTGATTCATGTTGTGTGTTAGTCAAAGTGAAAGGTGAATTTGATATCAAAGAACGAGAGGCAATCAAAAGAATAATCAAAGACAAATTCAACATTGAAGAATCTCGAATGATTTTTGTAAAAATTCCAATAATGGAAGGTGAACAAGCGAGTATTGCAGCTTTGATAAATACAAAAGCTATTGGACCTAAAATTTTAGAAATTGCAAAAGAAGCTGAAGAATCATGGGATGGATATAAAGACGAATATGGCCGATGGGGACTTTCAACTGAAGAATTTAAACAGGGTCTAATGGATGTAGTCCACCAATTCAGCTAA
- a CDS encoding Conserved protein implicated in secretion: MTNWNNPQSKGISDHLRGLKKEAPLKPRIQSSLVQLNRTVSSLDYKVKTLNEKDAKLFNRIVMAKKSHDITTGKVLANELAELRKNKKILTTMKVSLEQVNLRLSTVSDLGDAMSSLGPIMATMNALKPALGKIMPEVSREFESLFGILNDSVSSSFEGSFGSDTVSNEETENILKEAAAVAGTRVGDKFPSIPTGISSSNSIGLQ, from the coding sequence ATGACAAACTGGAATAATCCTCAATCAAAAGGAATCTCAGACCATCTTCGTGGATTAAAAAAAGAGGCTCCACTAAAACCAAGAATTCAGAGTTCTCTCGTACAATTAAATCGAACAGTTTCTTCACTTGATTACAAAGTAAAAACTCTAAATGAAAAGGATGCTAAACTATTTAATCGAATTGTAATGGCAAAAAAAAGCCATGATATAACAACTGGAAAAGTTCTTGCAAACGAGTTAGCTGAATTAAGAAAGAATAAAAAAATTCTAACCACCATGAAAGTTTCTTTAGAACAAGTAAATCTTAGATTATCTACAGTGTCTGATTTAGGTGATGCAATGTCTTCTTTAGGACCAATAATGGCAACAATGAATGCATTAAAACCGGCACTAGGAAAAATAATGCCTGAGGTAAGCCGTGAGTTTGAATCCTTGTTTGGAATTCTTAATGACTCTGTCTCTAGTTCCTTTGAAGGAAGCTTTGGTTCTGATACTGTTTCCAACGAAGAAACTGAAAACATACTCAAAGAAGCAGCAGCAGTAGCTGGAACACGTGTTGGTGACAAGTTCCCATCAATTCCTACGGGTATCTCTTCATCCAATTCTATTGGGTTACAATAG
- a CDS encoding CMP/dCMP deaminase, zinc-binding domain-containing protein → MNQYIEQLGMICVSKSFERPNWDEYFMLQAELAKLRSNCMTRQVGAVIVRKNRQLATGYNGTPPGIKNCFEGGCRRCQLRMEGKIESGASLDRCLCNHAEANAIMHCAILGIEAGIAGAILYTTFVPCLECTKMAITIGIKKFVCLDSYPETDFELLKEAGVEVVQMDKNKITKWAKELVSEYEKSV, encoded by the coding sequence ATGAATCAATATATTGAACAGTTAGGCATGATTTGTGTGAGCAAGTCATTTGAGAGGCCAAATTGGGATGAGTACTTTATGCTCCAAGCCGAGCTTGCAAAACTACGCTCAAATTGCATGACTAGACAAGTAGGGGCAGTAATTGTTCGCAAAAACAGGCAATTAGCAACAGGGTATAATGGAACGCCTCCAGGAATCAAAAATTGTTTTGAGGGAGGGTGTAGACGATGTCAGCTAAGAATGGAGGGAAAGATAGAGTCAGGGGCATCACTTGATAGATGTCTTTGCAATCATGCTGAAGCTAACGCAATAATGCATTGTGCAATTTTAGGAATTGAAGCTGGAATAGCAGGTGCAATATTATACACGACATTTGTCCCATGTTTGGAGTGTACTAAAATGGCAATCACAATTGGAATTAAAAAATTTGTATGTCTTGATTCTTATCCAGAAACTGATTTTGAGTTACTAAAGGAAGCAGGGGTGGAAGTTGTTCAAATGGATAAAAACAAAATTACCAAATGGGCAAAAGAACTAGTAAGTGAGTACGAAAAATCGGTCTAA
- a CDS encoding DNA polymerase I — MQVNVKETEKITSMPPSMLVSAIYDNITRTAVLKFYEPISQKLILWNDETGHKPYCYSRLAPDELDFLQERDDILEIKSVKRHDLIKDEEVNLSKITVADPLTIGGTTGDKSIRNIIETWESDIKYYENYLYDRSLIVGKYYEIIDGKIKPHDLEISDEVKLALKSLLWDKVDSENMVDPKEFKELISDWADLLNQPIPRIKRLSVDIEVEAEIGRIPDPKVAEKKVTAIGLKGTNDFDQIFVLRTEGTDEGTNELGKNIKIVFYDQDKEKEMILDAFKIIEEFPFVVTYNGDEFDLPYLYNRAERLGIKKEENPLYMMKDSATLKQGVHLDLYRTLSNRSFQIYAFSQKYTDFSLNSVSKALLNKEKIDYGLEFDQLSLYQTANYCYNDALLTYELTSFNKDLLMDLLVIISRIGRMPIDDIARMGVSQWIRSLLYYEHRQRNALIPKREELEKRSEGVTSDAVIKDKKYRGGLVIDPKEGIHFDVVVMDFASLYPSIIKVRNISYETVRCSHEECKKNTIPQTNHWACTKRNGITAIIIGSLRDLRVNYYKSLSKKETLTEDQRQQYTVVSQALKVILNASYGVMGAEIFPLYFLPAAEATTAIGRFTILETIKKCEAIGIEVLYGDTDSLFIKKPTDQQIHTVIEQAKKDHGVDLEIDKVYRYCVLSNRKKNYLGVTKSGTVDVKGLTGKKSHTPPFIRNLFYELLDVLSKVQTVADFENAKKEITDKIATCAKKVESKEIPLKDLTFNVMISKAPSEYVKTVPQHIRAARLLESIREVKKGDKISYVKIINKPGVKPLEMAKKEEIDSKKYMEFMESTLDQITSSMDLDFQTMLGKPKQTGLDEFFWN; from the coding sequence ATGCAAGTTAACGTCAAAGAAACAGAAAAAATCACATCAATGCCACCATCAATGTTAGTATCTGCAATATATGATAACATTACAAGAACGGCAGTGTTAAAATTCTATGAGCCCATATCACAAAAATTAATTTTATGGAATGATGAAACAGGACACAAACCATATTGTTATTCCAGATTAGCACCAGATGAATTAGACTTTCTACAAGAAAGAGACGATATTTTAGAAATCAAATCAGTAAAGAGACATGATTTGATTAAAGATGAAGAAGTAAACCTATCTAAAATTACAGTTGCAGATCCACTTACAATTGGTGGAACAACAGGAGACAAGAGCATTAGAAACATAATTGAGACTTGGGAATCAGATATCAAATATTATGAAAATTATCTTTATGACAGATCATTAATTGTTGGAAAATATTATGAAATCATTGACGGAAAAATAAAACCACATGATCTAGAAATATCAGATGAAGTAAAGCTTGCCTTGAAAAGTTTGTTGTGGGATAAAGTAGATAGTGAGAATATGGTTGACCCAAAAGAATTCAAAGAATTGATTTCAGATTGGGCAGATTTGCTAAATCAGCCAATTCCAAGAATCAAAAGATTGAGTGTAGACATAGAAGTTGAGGCTGAAATTGGAAGAATTCCAGACCCAAAGGTTGCAGAAAAAAAAGTTACTGCAATTGGGCTAAAAGGAACAAATGATTTTGATCAGATTTTTGTGTTAAGAACAGAAGGCACTGATGAAGGAACAAACGAACTTGGAAAAAATATCAAAATTGTGTTTTATGATCAAGATAAAGAAAAAGAGATGATTTTAGATGCATTTAAAATAATTGAAGAATTTCCTTTTGTCGTAACATACAACGGAGATGAATTTGATTTGCCATATCTGTATAATAGGGCAGAGCGACTTGGAATAAAAAAAGAAGAAAACCCACTATATATGATGAAAGACTCTGCAACACTAAAGCAAGGAGTACATCTTGATTTGTATAGAACTTTATCCAATAGATCATTTCAAATCTATGCGTTTAGTCAAAAGTATACAGACTTTTCACTCAATAGTGTTTCAAAAGCACTCCTAAACAAAGAGAAGATAGACTATGGATTAGAATTTGATCAGCTTAGTCTGTATCAAACTGCAAACTATTGTTATAATGATGCGTTACTGACTTATGAGCTTACTAGTTTCAACAAGGATCTTTTGATGGATTTACTGGTAATTATATCCAGAATTGGAAGAATGCCAATTGACGATATTGCCAGAATGGGGGTATCTCAGTGGATTAGAAGTTTATTGTATTATGAACATAGACAACGAAATGCACTAATTCCAAAAAGAGAAGAGCTTGAAAAAAGATCAGAGGGAGTCACATCAGATGCAGTAATTAAAGATAAGAAATACAGAGGAGGATTAGTCATTGATCCAAAGGAAGGAATTCATTTTGATGTAGTGGTAATGGATTTTGCAAGTCTATATCCTAGTATAATCAAAGTCAGAAACATATCTTATGAAACGGTAAGATGTTCACATGAAGAATGTAAGAAAAATACCATACCACAAACAAATCATTGGGCATGTACCAAAAGAAACGGAATAACTGCAATAATCATTGGATCATTACGAGATTTGAGAGTGAATTATTACAAGAGTCTTTCAAAAAAAGAGACATTAACAGAAGATCAAAGACAACAATACACAGTAGTCAGTCAAGCACTTAAGGTAATTCTGAATGCCAGTTACGGAGTAATGGGTGCAGAAATATTTCCACTCTACTTTCTTCCAGCAGCTGAAGCAACAACTGCAATTGGTAGATTTACAATTTTAGAAACTATCAAAAAGTGTGAAGCGATTGGAATAGAAGTGTTGTATGGGGATACAGATTCATTATTTATCAAAAAGCCAACAGATCAACAGATTCACACGGTAATCGAACAAGCAAAAAAAGATCATGGGGTTGATTTGGAGATTGACAAAGTTTACAGGTATTGTGTATTAAGTAATAGAAAGAAAAACTATCTCGGAGTTACAAAATCAGGGACAGTGGATGTAAAGGGGTTGACTGGAAAAAAATCACATACACCGCCATTTATCAGAAATTTATTTTATGAATTGCTTGATGTATTATCAAAAGTTCAAACAGTTGCAGATTTTGAGAATGCTAAAAAAGAAATCACAGATAAAATTGCAACATGTGCAAAAAAAGTGGAATCAAAAGAGATACCGCTAAAAGATCTAACATTCAATGTCATGATCAGTAAAGCACCATCAGAATACGTCAAAACAGTTCCACAGCACATACGTGCAGCAAGATTACTTGAGTCAATCAGAGAAGTGAAAAAGGGCGATAAGATATCTTATGTTAAAATCATAAACAAACCAGGAGTAAAGCCATTAGAGATGGCAAAAAAAGAAGAGATCGATTCAAAAAAATACATGGAGTTTATGGAATCTACATTGGATCAAATTACATCATCAATGGATTTGGATTTTCAAACTATGTTGGGAAAACCAAAACAGACTGGATTAGACGAATTTTTTTGGAATTAG
- a CDS encoding hypothetical protein (hypothetical protein Nmar_0949), translating into MEIDGTLLTILGIAAGVLILSGWVDQIIKGYKTKSLKDVSKYLMLFISGGSILWLIYGIIVSDVFIIGTNIAAIVLMMIVLFMKRRYEKSSKIHQ; encoded by the coding sequence GTGGAAATTGATGGAACGCTACTTACAATACTCGGAATAGCCGCAGGGGTTTTAATTTTGTCGGGTTGGGTAGACCAAATAATAAAAGGATACAAAACCAAGAGTCTCAAAGATGTTTCAAAATATCTAATGCTCTTTATTTCAGGAGGTTCCATTTTATGGTTAATTTATGGAATTATAGTTTCAGATGTATTTATCATAGGAACTAACATTGCAGCGATTGTTCTTATGATGATAGTTCTGTTTATGAAAAGAAGGTATGAGAAATCATCAAAAATACATCAGTAA
- a CDS encoding triosephosphate isomerase — MFIINCKNYEEIAGSKITEFVKIVEKISKKYKIKIAIAPPQHLIGLVTNSTIPILAQHIDNSKVGSTTGFIVPELLKKSKVSGSLINHSEHRISSDEISKLVSKLRGLKMISVVCVKDVAEAKKYSKLNPDYIAIEPPELIGSGKAVSNEKPEIIVKASNAVKSSKNKTKLLCGAGIVSGQDVVKALELGSNGILVASGIIKAKNWTKIIEEFAKAMI; from the coding sequence ATGTTCATAATCAATTGTAAAAACTATGAAGAAATAGCTGGAAGCAAAATAACTGAATTTGTAAAAATTGTAGAAAAAATATCAAAAAAATATAAAATAAAAATTGCTATTGCACCACCACAACATCTAATCGGACTAGTAACAAACAGTACGATTCCAATTTTAGCGCAGCACATAGATAATTCCAAAGTTGGAAGTACCACTGGATTCATAGTTCCAGAATTACTAAAAAAATCCAAAGTAAGCGGATCATTGATCAATCACAGTGAACATAGAATTTCAAGTGATGAAATATCCAAACTCGTTTCAAAATTACGAGGATTAAAAATGATATCAGTAGTATGTGTGAAAGATGTTGCAGAAGCTAAAAAATATTCAAAACTCAATCCAGATTATATTGCAATAGAACCACCAGAGTTAATTGGTTCAGGAAAAGCAGTATCAAATGAAAAACCAGAGATTATAGTAAAAGCATCAAATGCCGTAAAGAGTTCAAAAAATAAAACAAAACTACTTTGCGGGGCAGGTATTGTTTCAGGACAAGACGTTGTAAAAGCATTAGAACTAGGATCAAATGGAATTTTAGTTGCCAGTGGAATAATTAAAGCAAAAAATTGGACAAAAATTATCGAAGAGTTTGCCAAAGCGATGATTTAA
- a CDS encoding pyruvate phosphate dikinase: protein MKQVYFYDEGDGKNKKLLGGKGAGLCEMTRLKLPVPPGFTITTEVCKEYYQNNKKLPKTLMPEVKKNIAKIEKRTGKKWNSKENPLLVSVRSGAAISMPGMMDTILNLGLNDETVEGLAKKSNNSRFAWDSYRRFVQLFGKVVFGVEDKKFDMVLENAKLNQAVQADSALNEKSLKAVVSEYKKICEKHTGAPFPSDPFEQLELAIKAVFGSWMGERAVVYRERNNITKDIADGTAVNVVSMAFGNMGNDSATGVVFTRNPGDGTRHLFGEYLVNAQGEDVVAGVRTGKPVDDMKIEMPSSYKQLEETCERLERHYKEPQDIEFTIEQGKFYLLQTRNAKMNAVGMVKTSVDMVNEKLIDKNRALTRLQAEQLEQLLHRTIDSKSIKNYTFLVKGIAASPGAASGIAVLDVKRATAMGENGAKVILIREETKPEDVPAFFESVGILTSRGGKTSHAAVVARGMGKPCIVGCSDLRIDYDNKQCSVDGRVVHEGDAITIDGSTGSVYLGEIPTIEPKITEDFKTILEWAQKVKQIGIRANADTPEGARLAREFGGQGIGLCRTERMFNGSDRIGLFVEMIMAENIEERKKVLTKLGELQKSDFIEILKAMEGYAVTIRLLDPPLHEFLPNPEELAEKIHKLEQKNDSSELEKAKILLKRARDLAEINPMMGHRGVRVGITYPEIYEMQIRAVFEAAAELAKNKVDAHPQIMIPQISSIAELNHIKKIYDAIKKEMELKHNMKLKINFGTMIEVVRAALTANELANTAEFFSFGTNDLTQGTFSFSREDVEGKFLPEYMDKEILEKNPFQSIDVNGVGSLMKIGITAGRSIKPNMEIGICGEHGGDPSSIKFCHKTNLSYVSASPHRIPIAIIAAAQAAIENPKNSSGGLKPVKKAARKPVKKAARKPVKKAARKPVKKAARKPVKKAARKPVKKVARKSKSKKR from the coding sequence ATGAAACAAGTTTATTTTTATGATGAAGGAGATGGAAAAAACAAGAAACTCCTAGGTGGAAAAGGAGCAGGTCTTTGTGAGATGACCCGACTCAAATTACCAGTACCTCCAGGATTTACAATCACTACAGAAGTTTGTAAAGAATATTATCAGAATAACAAAAAATTACCAAAAACACTGATGCCTGAAGTTAAAAAAAATATTGCCAAGATTGAAAAAAGAACAGGTAAAAAATGGAATTCTAAAGAAAATCCTCTTTTAGTATCAGTTAGATCAGGTGCTGCAATATCTATGCCTGGAATGATGGACACCATATTGAATTTAGGATTAAATGATGAAACAGTAGAAGGATTAGCAAAAAAGAGCAACAACTCTAGATTTGCATGGGATTCTTACAGAAGGTTTGTCCAATTATTTGGCAAAGTGGTTTTTGGTGTTGAAGATAAAAAATTCGACATGGTTTTAGAAAATGCAAAATTAAACCAAGCTGTTCAGGCAGATAGTGCATTAAATGAAAAATCTCTAAAGGCAGTAGTTTCAGAATACAAAAAAATATGTGAAAAACATACAGGGGCCCCATTTCCTTCAGATCCATTTGAACAATTAGAATTAGCAATCAAAGCAGTTTTTGGAAGTTGGATGGGGGAAAGAGCTGTTGTATATAGAGAAAGAAATAACATTACAAAGGACATTGCAGACGGTACTGCAGTAAACGTAGTTTCAATGGCATTTGGAAACATGGGAAATGATAGTGCTACAGGAGTGGTGTTTACCAGAAATCCCGGAGATGGAACAAGACACCTATTTGGTGAATATCTAGTAAATGCACAAGGTGAAGATGTTGTTGCAGGTGTTAGAACTGGAAAACCAGTTGACGATATGAAAATTGAGATGCCATCATCATACAAACAATTAGAAGAAACGTGTGAAAGATTAGAAAGGCATTACAAAGAACCACAAGACATAGAATTCACAATTGAACAAGGAAAATTCTACTTGCTACAAACAAGAAATGCAAAGATGAACGCAGTTGGAATGGTAAAAACATCAGTGGATATGGTCAATGAAAAATTAATTGATAAAAACAGAGCACTGACTAGATTACAAGCAGAACAATTAGAACAGTTGTTACATAGAACTATTGATTCAAAATCAATTAAAAATTACACATTTCTAGTTAAAGGAATTGCAGCGTCACCTGGAGCTGCAAGTGGAATAGCAGTGTTAGATGTTAAAAGAGCAACAGCGATGGGGGAGAACGGAGCTAAAGTTATTTTAATTAGAGAAGAAACCAAACCGGAAGATGTTCCAGCATTCTTTGAGTCAGTTGGAATTCTTACTAGCAGAGGTGGAAAAACATCACATGCCGCAGTGGTTGCAAGAGGAATGGGTAAACCATGCATAGTTGGATGTTCAGATTTGAGAATTGATTATGACAATAAACAATGTAGTGTTGATGGAAGAGTAGTACATGAAGGTGATGCAATTACTATAGACGGTAGTACTGGTTCAGTTTATCTTGGAGAGATTCCAACAATAGAACCTAAAATCACAGAAGACTTTAAAACAATTCTAGAGTGGGCACAAAAAGTGAAGCAAATAGGCATCAGAGCTAATGCAGACACGCCTGAAGGGGCAAGATTAGCAAGAGAGTTTGGAGGGCAAGGAATTGGACTCTGCAGAACAGAAAGAATGTTCAACGGAAGTGACAGAATTGGATTGTTTGTTGAAATGATAATGGCTGAAAATATTGAAGAGAGAAAAAAAGTATTGACAAAATTAGGAGAATTACAAAAAAGTGATTTCATTGAAATTCTAAAAGCAATGGAAGGATATGCTGTAACCATCAGATTGTTAGATCCACCACTACATGAATTCTTACCAAATCCAGAGGAGTTGGCAGAAAAAATTCACAAGTTAGAACAGAAAAATGATTCTAGTGAGTTGGAAAAAGCAAAGATTCTACTAAAGCGGGCAAGAGATTTAGCTGAAATTAATCCAATGATGGGACATAGAGGGGTCAGAGTTGGAATTACATATCCAGAAATTTATGAGATGCAGATTAGGGCAGTGTTTGAGGCAGCAGCAGAACTAGCCAAAAACAAAGTGGATGCACATCCACAAATAATGATTCCACAAATTAGCAGTATTGCAGAATTAAACCACATTAAAAAAATCTATGATGCTATCAAAAAAGAAATGGAATTAAAACACAACATGAAATTAAAAATTAATTTTGGAACAATGATCGAAGTGGTCAGAGCTGCATTGACTGCAAACGAACTTGCAAATACGGCGGAATTCTTTAGTTTCGGTACAAATGATCTTACACAAGGAACATTTAGTTTCAGTCGAGAAGATGTAGAAGGAAAATTCTTGCCAGAATACATGGATAAAGAAATTTTAGAGAAAAATCCATTCCAATCAATTGATGTAAACGGAGTTGGAAGTTTAATGAAAATTGGAATTACGGCCGGACGAAGCATTAAACCAAATATGGAGATCGGAATTTGTGGTGAACATGGGGGAGATCCAAGTTCGATCAAATTCTGTCACAAAACAAACCTAAGTTATGTCAGTGCATCACCACATAGAATACCTATTGCTATAATTGCAGCAGCTCAGGCAGCAATAGAAAATCCAAAGAATTCATCAGGAGGACTAAAGCCAGTAAAGAAGGCAGCTAGAAAACCAGTAAAGAAGGCAGCTAGAAAACCAGTAAAGAAGGCAGCTAGAAAACCAGTAAAGAAGGCAGCTAGAAAACCAGTAAAGAAGGCAGCTAGAAAACCAGTAAAGAAGGTAGCTAGAAAGAGTAAATCTAAAAAAAGGTAG
- a CDS encoding XRE family transcription regulator — MRLKIGITQKKLASMTGVSTSMINQIESGRSQPSYETAKRIFDSLANLEGKSSSHKAGDFCSKDVVKLKPNNTLHDAIKKMHESSISQIPIFNGTELVGMISEDGIVKHLADVGESELKNAKLADTMEPVPPIVDYDTPANVLVPLIRYSKCILVSKKSKIIGIITASDTLKMME, encoded by the coding sequence ATGAGATTGAAAATAGGCATTACACAAAAAAAACTTGCCTCAATGACAGGAGTAAGCACATCTATGATTAATCAAATAGAATCAGGAAGGAGTCAGCCAAGCTATGAAACAGCTAAAAGAATTTTCGATAGTCTTGCAAATCTTGAAGGTAAATCATCATCCCATAAGGCGGGGGATTTTTGTAGTAAAGACGTGGTAAAATTGAAACCAAATAACACATTACATGATGCAATAAAGAAAATGCATGAATCGTCAATAAGTCAAATTCCAATTTTTAATGGAACAGAACTTGTTGGAATGATATCAGAAGATGGAATAGTAAAACATCTGGCAGATGTTGGAGAATCTGAATTAAAAAATGCAAAATTGGCAGACACAATGGAACCAGTTCCACCAATTGTAGATTACGATACGCCTGCAAATGTCCTTGTTCCATTAATTAGATACTCAAAATGTATTCTTGTATCAAAAAAATCAAAAATAATCGGGATCATTACTGCCTCAGATACGTTAAAGATGATGGAATAA
- a CDS encoding glyoxalase/bleomycin resistance protein/dioxygenase gives MKIDHIAIAVNDVEESAKVYQQALGIDHVEFETVESEGVKVAIIHLENGRIELMQPTNDASPIKKFLDKKGPGLHHMALETNNIEGEVTRMEGCGVQFLGKIRPGSAGTKVTFIHPKSLHGVLAELCSHPK, from the coding sequence ATGAAGATTGATCATATTGCAATTGCTGTAAATGATGTAGAGGAATCTGCTAAAGTTTACCAACAGGCATTAGGTATTGATCATGTAGAATTTGAGACAGTTGAATCAGAAGGTGTCAAAGTTGCAATTATTCATCTTGAAAATGGAAGAATTGAGTTAATGCAACCAACTAATGATGCTAGTCCAATCAAAAAATTCCTTGATAAAAAAGGACCTGGACTCCATCATATGGCCCTTGAAACTAACAATATCGAAGGAGAAGTCACAAGAATGGAGGGTTGTGGAGTTCAATTTCTTGGTAAAATTAGACCTGGCTCTGCAGGGACTAAAGTTACATTCATCCACCCAAAGTCTCTACACGGTGTACTTGCAGAATTATGCTCTCACCCAAAATAG